The region CGGGCAGCGATTGCCAAGCGATCAGCCGGTTCGGTTCATCGGTGATGATTTCAGCCTGCCACTCCAAGGTCGTCCCGTGAGGGGTTTCCGCCTTCCAACGGGAGTGACGCTCATCCAGTTGCACGACAGACGAAACGTGCGTCAACACGCTGGGCAAATTGGAGAGTTCGCGCCAGAACTTATAGACCTTTTCTGGTGGAGCTTGAATGACCAGCTGGCGCTCCAGGCGTTCACCATGTTGAGCCGGCACGCCTCGCATTTCTGCATTGGGCGCGGTGGAGATTCCCAGCTTGTCGTAGAGCTGACAATGGCCCGTGAGGCCCCGATAGACCAAGCCGCCACCGATCAGAAAGCCTGTCAATGCTCCGAGAGGGCGGCGATCCAGCGCACAGAGCAACACCAAGGCACCGCTGGCGACGCTGAGAATTCGCTCACCCTCATGAACATTGATGGACTTGGAACGCAACGGGATTTCGTGAATCATGGATGTGTCGGACATGGCAAGGTTACCTTTCTTGGGTTGTCCTTTCCGCAAATGGAATGCCGCGACGCGTGAGCCTCCTGCCCGACGGCTCAAAACGGTCATTGACGAAACTCGATCGGAGCTAGTTGCCAATTCGAATTGGCGCAGCGGGTTGTCAACGCGCGACTGGTTCCCTATGGTGAATTAATCCACGAACACTTCCGTATAACGAACATGAGTTCCACACGATTTACCATTGGTATCGCAATTCTCGTGGTTGGCTTGGCACCGTGCGCCGCCAGCGCGCTGGACTTGCAGGAGCGCGGCCAGGAGCTGTTTTCGTATGAATGGATGCATGGTGAGGCGGGCGTGGCATCCGGCGACGGGTTAGGACCTGTCTACAATGCAAACAGATGCGTTACGTGCCACCAGCAAGGAGGGTAAGGTGGAAGCGGCACCAATGAACAGAACCTCACAGTGATCACGGAGTTGCAGGCCGGAGGATTCAATCCCCAAGTGTTGCTCAGCGGGCTCGATCGTGCTCGGCTGAGTTTGGGCTCTTTCCCAGGGCTGGGAAGCAATCAGTCGAAGATTCTGCATCGATTCGGCACGCCAACCGGCTACGACCAGTGGCGACGCGGCTGGCTCAGCGATTTGAGCGCCTGTCCTCCGCGGGGGACTGCTCTGCCCCGAGGAGCTAAACTGCGATTCGGCGCGCGGGATGGCCGTCCGTTCCTTGTGAGTGAGCGAAGCTCGCCGGCGCTCTTTGGCGCAGGGCGAATCAATCGCATTCCCGCGGAGGCAATTCGTGCCTTGTCCGACGCCCAAGCGAACGACGACGACGGCATTGCCGGCCAAGTGACGGAAATCGGTGGCGATGTCGGACGGTTTGGCTGGCGGGCACAAATCGCTTCTCTCGCAGATTTCGTGGGGAGCGCTTGTGCGAATGAATTGGGCCTAGAGGTCAACGGTCATCCGCAAGCAGAAGATCCTCTCGCGACGAACCCAGCGGCACATGGGATCGACCTGGAGGCCAGTGATGTCGCAGCACTGACTGCATTTGTGGCGGCGCTACCCGTGCCGCTCGAAGCAAATACCAGCGCGGGACCAGTTAAAGAAGGACACGAACTTTTCAATCAAATCGGCTGTGCCAACTGCCATGTTGAGACGTTAGCGGATGTGTCGGGACTGTATAGCGACCTCTTGCTGCACGAGATGGGTCCGCAGCTTGCCGATGCGCCGACGCAAACGGGCTCGTCAACTGCGCGAAGTGGCATTGCTAACATGCCAGGTGTTCCTCCTGGCGGATTCCCGCTGACTGCGGCGGACTATTTGGGAGCATTCAGTGGAACAGAGCTGTCGAGCAAGTGGCGCACGCCACCACTATGGTGCGTCGCTGACACTGCGCCTTACCTTCACGACGGGCGTGCTGCAACACTCCACGAAGCGATTGCCGCGCATGGCGGTGAGGCTACCCAAGTCGCGGGGCGCTTTCGTCGACTATCTCCGCGACGAAAACAATCGCTGGTGGCCTTCTTGAACGCACTTCATGGTCCGAATTATTCGCCGTAGTGCTCGATGAGGCAGGGTTGGGCGACACGTGCCCATGGCTATCGACCGAACGCCGCCTTGGCGAGCTGGAGCCTCAAACGCTCCAATTGGCGGTGCTGGGCACGAGCACGTTGAATCAGCCCTGACAAATCCACCTCCGTCAACCATGCGGGCGTTGGCTCGATCGTTTGTAAGGTTCGCCAGAGAGCGAGCTTCCCCAGTACACCAAGCGATAATGTTTCAACCGCCTCGAATTGCCCGAAAGCCGTGGACAGCGAAAGTTTGATCCTGCCGGCCTTTTGAGCG is a window of Planctomycetia bacterium DNA encoding:
- a CDS encoding di-heme oxidoredictase family protein — encoded protein: MSERSSPALFGAGRINRIPAEAIRALSDAQANDDDGIAGQVTEIGGDVGRFGWRAQIASLADFVGSACANELGLEVNGHPQAEDPLATNPAAHGIDLEASDVAALTAFVAALPVPLEANTSAGPVKEGHELFNQIGCANCHVETLADVSGLYSDLLLHEMGPQLADAPTQTGSSTARSGIANMPGVPPGGFPLTAADYLGAFSGTELSSKWRTPPLWCVADTAPYLHDGRAATLHEAIAAHGGEATQVAGRFRRLSPRRKQSLVAFLNALHGPNYSP
- a CDS encoding SRPBCC family protein, with translation MSDTSMIHEIPLRSKSINVHEGERILSVASGALVLLCALDRRPLGALTGFLIGGGLVYRGLTGHCQLYDKLGISTAPNAEMRGVPAQHGERLERQLVIQAPPEKVYKFWRELSNLPSVLTHVSSVVQLDERHSRWKAETPHGTTLEWQAEIITDEPNRLIAWQSLPGGSLSTAGSVRFEPLGKGEQTRVTLNLKYDPPGGKLGVWVAKALGVDLLTDLNEDLRAFKQQMETPSVAGTPRKLAT